Part of the Candidatus Poseidoniia archaeon genome is shown below.
GCCGGGCTGCACTTCGCGGAAGGCGGCTTCGGCCAGCGCGACCGCGCGCTCCATTTTCTCCAGCTCTGCGGCAGACTTGCGCATCCGCAGCTGTGCCAGCGTCGCGCTGGCGTCAATCCGCTCGTCGCCAATTCCCGCCTGCGCCAGCAGCTCCAGCTCCATGAAGCGCAGGCTGCGCCCTTCGACGCCGAGCCGGCCCGGCGGCAGTGAAGCTGCCGCCGTCTCGAACGCGCTGGCGGGGCCGGTAGCATCGGAATAGGTCACGATGTCACACTCCAGCGCATCGGCGCGGGAGCGCTCCAGCTCCGGCAGCACCAGTACCGGCCGGCGGCGGTGCGGGACAAGGAGCACCAGCGGCCGCTCGCTGAGGTGGAACTGCAGCCCCGTCAGGTAGCGCAGGTTGGGGCCGGGAACCAGCGCCAGCAGCGCCAGCCCGGCGGCCGCCATCGCTTCGCGCAGCTGCGCCAGCCGTTCCATACCGCGCCAGCGCCCCCTGCCTTTTTAGCGACCCGCCCTGCCCGGCCGTGGAAGAGAAGGTTTACCGGGAAATTCTCAGGGAGCTGGACCGGCATCGCGGCTATGGTGTGCATACCGGTGTCGAGGAAGTGGCCGGCAAGTTCGAGCAACCGTACGATGCCGTGCGCGCCATTCGCTCGCAGTTCCTGCAACGCAAGTCAATCAAGAACCATTACCGCGTCAAGGACCGCGCCCGCAAGCACCTGGAGCGCTGGAAGACGGGAGTTTCCATCGGCGACCTGGCGCTCGAACTGGACTTTCCGCCGGTGCTGCTCGCCAACTTCCTGCTAATGGAAATGCGCAACTCCAAGAAGCGCACCAAGGAAATGCTGAAGAACCTGAAGCTGGTCAAGGACGAGCGACTGCGGAAAGAGCTCGAGGATGTGACCACGCGCGACGAACTCTACACTCCCATCTCGCACAACAAGCAGGCGGCCGAGGGCGACCGCCGTGAGGACCGGCTGGCAGTGTGGCTCGACGGGCAAAAGCTGGAATACTTCACCGAGAACGACCTGCGGCAGGGAACTGTCGAGGGCAAGACGCCTGACTTCCTGCTGCTGCAGCCGCTGGTGTGGCATGGCGACGAATACCACTGGGTCGAATCCAAGGCGAGCTTCGGCGACGACTATATCCACCGCAAGAACCACCGCGGGCAAGTTTCCCAGTATGTCGAGCTTTACGGCCACGGCATGCTGGTCTACTGGTACGGCTACCTGACCAACCTGCAGCGCAAGAACTACGTCATCGTCGACCGGCGCGAGCTGGGCCTCGAATAAGCAGCGCTACGGCTGCTGCCCCAGTCGGCGCGCGATGAACAGGCTCCCACCGAGCAGCAGCAGCGCCAGAGGGTTGAGCAGCACCCGTTCCCAGAGCCATGCACGTTCTGCCTGTAGGTCAAGCCCAGAGCAGTCCCAGCCGTCGTAAAATTCGAAAGGTGATTCATAGCAGTGCATCCCCTCGTAGTAGGCCCAGCCGTAGTTGCCGCCACGCTCAACAATGTTAATCTCCTCCCACTCATCCTGCCCTACGTCACCCAGCCATAACTCGCTTGTCGCTGGGTCGAAACTGAACTTCCAGGGGTTGCGGAAGCCATACGCCCAAATTTCAGGGCGGCCTCCACCATCAGCGAAGGGGTTGTCATCCGGGATTCCATATGGGTCGCCCTCGTCGATATCGAGCCGTAGCAGCGACCCCTTCAATGTTTCCAGGTTTTGCGCGTTGGCGAAGGCGTCGCTGTACTTGCCGCCGTCACCGAGCCCCAAAAAGAGATAGCCGTCGGGGCCGAATTCCAGGTGGCCGCCGTTATGGTTGGGATAGGGTTGCGCCACCTTGAGCAGCACCCGCTGACTGCTCAAGTTGGCATGATTGCGGGCCCCGGTCATGTTGGCACTGGCGCTGAACTCGGCCAGCCGCAGGGCACCATCTTCATACGTGGTGTAAGTGACAAAGAAGCGACCGTTCTCCGCGAAGCCGGGATGGAACGCCAGCCCGAGGAGACCCTGTTCCCAGTCGCCGTCGTTTACCGTTTCACGAATGTCGAGCAAGACCGTGGCGTTGCCGTCGTGCGGACAGATAACACGGCCGGGCTGCTCGACAATACAGAGCCGGCCGTCACCCGTGGCTGCAAGGCCGACAGGGTTCACGAACTCCAACCCCGGAAACGTGTCCACTAGAGCTAGAGTTCCGTTGGCCTCGGTAAAACGCCATATGCTGCCGCCACGATCGGCCACATAAAGCTCACCGGCATCATCAATGCCGAATGCGCTGGCAGAGAGCCGTGCCTCCCACGCCGGGTCCTCCAGCGAATCTATGAGCAGCTCGACCTGCGGGCCGCCGTCAGTGCGCTCGAGCGCCCATATCCTGCCGTAAGTGTAGTCTCCGAAAATGTACTTGCCGGCGAGTGACGGTACCGCTGCGCCGTGATAGACGTGCCCACCTGTGACGGATGCAGCTTCGCCGTTGTGTGCATATTCATAGATCGGACGGCTATATTGTGCCTGCGACTGCTCCTCGGGCAGGTTACGCCAACTGACAGAGAGCAGGAACAGTACCAGCAGCAGCGCCAGCCATGCCTGCAGCCAACTGCGACCCTCCATGGCGTTGCAAGCGGCGCCCTGTTTTTAGTGTCAGTCCCAGAAACGGCGTGGGCTGGCGTAGGTGACGGCTGCTGCTAGAGCGTTAGGTGTCTACGTCTGGGTGGGACTGCGTAACGGGCTGCTTTAGCTGTCTCCACGCCACCCAAACGCCTATGACCATCAGCAGGAAACCTAGTATCGCCATTTCATTGGAAATGAAGTGTCCGCCATGCCCTTCCCGCGTGAAGGCCAAGAAACCGTTGCCCATCCCTAAAAGCAGAAGTCCCCCCACCAGCCGGGCACCCACCGCCGTGCGCCAGAACCGGATGGCCACGGACTGTCGGCAGTGCCAGAGCCAGGCTGCGTGAAAAAGCACCCAGGCCGCGAGCAGCTCACTGGTCTCCTCCAGACCAGGGGATGTACCAACAGCGCGGACCGCCGGATTCTCCAGTAGTCTCCCGCCCTGACCATCGTGAAAAGTGTCGGCCACCTGTCCCAGCGCCAGAAGCGCTACCACGAGGCAATAGAGAGTTGGCATTCGCCATCCCCAGTAGAGCGTAAGCCAAGATAGCCAAACCAGTACTGCGCCAAGCAGCACTGCAAAAACAAGCCGCCCAAGTAACGTTTCACGAAGGGTGAGATCCCAATTGTTTTCCAAGAGTACCATTACTAGGCCAAGGGAAAGTAACAGCCAACCCACGCTACGCGAGCGATTCTCCCCGTTGCTATCACCCAGCCGAAGATCAAGCCATGCCAGCATTGCCACCAGTAGGTAGGCCAATCGTGTGGCCTGTTCCAGAGGACGATACTCAGGCTCGATAGCACCAAAGCCTACGAAAATCCGTGGCAGCAGGTGAATATCAAGCAAGAAAAGCAACATGCAGCTGCCATAGATGAACGGCATTGGTGGCAGCCAGAGAGAAGCAGGGTGGCTGGCTTCGGGCATGGGTAACGGGCACCAGCCCTCCGGTATTAACTCAGTCCCAGAAGCGGCGCGTGCGCGCGTAGGTAATTTCGGCCTCCATCACCGCCTGCACCAATTGGTCGTCGGGGAGCTGCCGCCGCAGGATGCGGCCTGCGGTCGCGGGGCCTACACCCCGGCCCGCCAGCACCAGCGCTGCACGCGGGCCATGCGTGCGCGCCAGCGATGCAGACCGCTCGCGCTGCCGCAGCGGGACGCCGCGCTCCACCTCGAGCGGATGGAGCAGCGCGACCATCTGCCCGCTGCATTTCGGACAGCGCAATTCGCCCACGGTGATGTCGCTACTGCGACGGCGGCGGGAGTTGTCGCACGCCAGGCATTCGAGTCGCAGTACGGTGCGGCGCAGCCTCCGCTCGACCGCCGCCAGAATGGCGCTGCCGGGACGCGGTGGCTTGAGCAGGTCGCGATACGGCTCCAGCGCGCCAGCCCCAAAGGGCGTTGCTGCGGACGCGACGATTTCGAGCTTGCCGTCCGCCAGCGCAGTTGCCAGCGCCTCGAGCCCCGGCTCATCGAGCTGGTGGAACAGCAGCCGCTCGACCGCCTCGCGGTAGAGCGGCGTATCACTGTAGGCCGCCAGCAGCCGCCGCAGCCCGAAGCGCCCCACGTCCGCGTCGGGAGCAATCGCACCCATCTTGCGCGCGACGTGCAGCAGCTGCGGTCCCAGCGCCGGGGAACCCCGCACGGCGAGCCGCAGCAACGGTCCCAGCCCGGGGCGCAGCGCGCGCACGGTCTGCTCCACATCCCGCGCGCGCAGCCGCGCCGGCAGGTCCAGGATAATGCGGTAGGGGTCGCTCTGGAAACCACACGCCTCGCCCGCCCGTGAAGTCAGTAGCGACGCCAGCACCATCCCCAGCGTGCGGTTGAGCCGCGTCCCGCCAGCGTGCGTCAGCACCAGCAGCCGCTCGTGCCGCTCAAGCGTCATGCGGCCGGGCGCGGGCGGTTCACCGTCTTTAAATACAGATGTTCGGAATTCTTCCAGCGCTTCGCGCGCCTCAGGAGTAAGCGGCAGCCCCTCCCAGTCACCCGCTTCCAGCCGCTGCACCGCCTCGCGGGCGACCGACTGCGGCACCGGGATATCCTCACCAATCCAGCGCGGCAGTTCCCCCAGCGCCGATGCCGGAGCAACCATGACCTCCTCCTCGATTTCGAGTACTTCCCATGCCGCACCGCGGAAGATAATGCGCTCGCCCGACGCCAAGTTCAGGATGAAACGTTCGTCGAGTCGCCCGATGAGCCGACGCGTCGAGATGTCGCGCACCGACATCGTCTTCTCGTCGGGGATGAGCGACAGGTTGCCGTGGAAATACTTGAGCGCGCGCGGTCCCTGCCGCACGTTGCGCTCCGCGGGTCGCGCCTGATGCAGCTGGTCGAGCAGCGCCAGCAGCTCGTCCAGCTGCGCGCCCCGTAGTTCGCGGAACGGCCACGCCCGGCGCGCAGCCCCGAGCATCGCCTGGCGGTCTACCGATTTGTCGCAGACGGTCCACGCGATGAGCTGATTGGCGAGCACCGCGAGCGGCGCCTCGCGAATGCGTGACGGCTCGAGTTCGCCCGCCAGCGTGCGCCGTGCGACGACGGCCGCCTCGAGCAGCTCGACCGGCTCGCTGGCGA
Proteins encoded:
- a CDS encoding TPD domain-containing protein, yielding MEEKVYREILRELDRHRGYGVHTGVEEVAGKFEQPYDAVRAIRSQFLQRKSIKNHYRVKDRARKHLERWKTGVSIGDLALELDFPPVLLANFLLMEMRNSKKRTKEMLKNLKLVKDERLRKELEDVTTRDELYTPISHNKQAAEGDRREDRLAVWLDGQKLEYFTENDLRQGTVEGKTPDFLLLQPLVWHGDEYHWVESKASFGDDYIHRKNHRGQVSQYVELYGHGMLVYWYGYLTNLQRKNYVIVDRRELGLE
- a CDS encoding PQQ-dependent sugar dehydrogenase, with translation MEGRSWLQAWLALLLVLFLLSVSWRNLPEEQSQAQYSRPIYEYAHNGEAASVTGGHVYHGAAVPSLAGKYIFGDYTYGRIWALERTDGGPQVELLIDSLEDPAWEARLSASAFGIDDAGELYVADRGGSIWRFTEANGTLALVDTFPGLEFVNPVGLAATGDGRLCIVEQPGRVICPHDGNATVLLDIRETVNDGDWEQGLLGLAFHPGFAENGRFFVTYTTYEDGALRLAEFSASANMTGARNHANLSSQRVLLKVAQPYPNHNGGHLEFGPDGYLFLGLGDGGKYSDAFANAQNLETLKGSLLRLDIDEGDPYGIPDDNPFADGGGRPEIWAYGFRNPWKFSFDPATSELWLGDVGQDEWEEINIVERGGNYGWAYYEGMHCYESPFEFYDGWDCSGLDLQAERAWLWERVLLNPLALLLLGGSLFIARRLGQQP
- a CDS encoding DEAD/DEAH box helicase, giving the protein MKLDPRLYAALEARGLAEPTPAQSAAWPPIAAGKHTLLIAPTGVGKTEAAVVPLLDGMLREPMQPISVLYITPLRSLNRDMLRRLQGFGEELQIPVAVRHGDTSQKERNRQSRHPAQLLVTTPETLQIMLSGKRLRTYLTQVRAVVIDEVHELASSERGAQLSLALERLALLAGEFQRIGLSATVGTPGEVAGFLGGDRTVEIIAPAIVRKMDLQVVSPQPDDADETLSAELYWEPQRIAALRYCAEAAAGRPTLLFVNTRDTSEALGVRWRMWQPDAAITVHHGSLSRDVRIEAEEGYRTGDISTLICTSSLELGIDVGNTELVLQYNSPRDPSRLSQRLGRSGHRLRATAIGRVVASEPVELLEAAVVARRTLAGELEPSRIREAPLAVLANQLIAWTVCDKSVDRQAMLGAARRAWPFRELRGAQLDELLALLDQLHQARPAERNVRQGPRALKYFHGNLSLIPDEKTMSVRDISTRRLIGRLDERFILNLASGERIIFRGAAWEVLEIEEEVMVAPASALGELPRWIGEDIPVPQSVAREAVQRLEAGDWEGLPLTPEAREALEEFRTSVFKDGEPPAPGRMTLERHERLLVLTHAGGTRLNRTLGMVLASLLTSRAGEACGFQSDPYRIILDLPARLRARDVEQTVRALRPGLGPLLRLAVRGSPALGPQLLHVARKMGAIAPDADVGRFGLRRLLAAYSDTPLYREAVERLLFHQLDEPGLEALATALADGKLEIVASAATPFGAGALEPYRDLLKPPRPGSAILAAVERRLRRTVLRLECLACDNSRRRRSSDITVGELRCPKCSGQMVALLHPLEVERGVPLRQRERSASLARTHGPRAALVLAGRGVGPATAGRILRRQLPDDQLVQAVMEAEITYARTRRFWD